CTCACCGGTTATTCTGAAAAGCCCCGCGCGGATGCCGGCGTCCAGCCAGGCATACCCATAACTATATCGGGCAAGGGCTCCGGGAAGATCCACGGCCTCGAGACGCTCCACGCCTTCTTTATACCAGAACGCTGCCCAGGAGTAAAGCACCTCCCCCCCCGCATAGAGCGGACTTGCCTCGTCCGCCCCCACTTCGACCGCAGACAGAGCAGCATTGAGCATCCTGCGATACCGATGGGTCTTTTCGTGCAGGTGGGCGCTCATGGCATCCGGGATCTGCGCATCCACTCCGACTGGCGGATGGCCTGACTGCGGCTCAAGCAATCCCAGGCTTGTGCCGCAGTCAAGCCACCCGAGCCCGTAGGCAAAGGCTGCAAGCGCGTTTACCGGATCGCCCGTTCGAAGAAACGTCCAACCATCACTTAAGTACGCTGCAGCCATCTCGAGCACCTCGTCCGCCGCCCGGCCAAGAGGCGTTCCTGCCGGAACGGCAGTCCTGGTCCGGGAGAGAGCCTCCGAGAAGAGTGCCCCGTACTCTTCGAGGGTCATAGATCGGCAAAGACCTCCAGATACTCACGCTCCATGGGATGGAGGTCCGCCGGGACGACGAGAACGTGGAGTGGAGGTCCAAAATCGGTCTCCTTGAGTTTCGCACCGGTCCCAGCCCGGACTACGGGGTTCTCGGACCCAGCCCGGGCGATGCCCACGTAGAGCGTGGGCGGCTCGATCCCGCACTTCTCCGCCATCTCCTCGAGGATGGTGATCGCCTCTGGTATGCGCATGTAGCGATCCTTCTGGATATCGAGGTAGACGAGCGTATGGAGGGAGAGTTCAAGGTTTTTGGCTATCGTCTCGATGGGAGTCGTCGGGAACCACCCCCTGGCCGGGAACGGAACCGAACAGGACTTTCCGAACCGGTAGTTCTGGAGACCCGAAAGACCCGAGACTGCGCTCGATATGGACGATGCGTGAATGATGGAGGTCGCAACCCCGGCAGCAGCCGCCCGTATCCGGAGATCGGCGTGTGTCGTCGAGATCATGGGGTCCCCTCCGGTCAGGAACGCCACCTGACCACTCGCCGCACGCTCGATGATCTCATGGGGGTCCTGTTCAACATCCTCGCGTGCAAGCACCCTGATCTCCTTCCCAAAGAACGCCTCCATCTCGGAGACGTCCGCACCCATCAGCCGCGACGTGTATGCCTCCAGATAGACTGCATCAGCATTCCTGACGTAATCAAGGCCTTTGACGGAGATATCACCGAGATCGTAGAGGCCGAGACCCACGAACGTTAACATGATCAAATCACTCCTCAACTGTCGGCGCTCCTGCATCGTAGAAGTAACGGATCACGGGGGGTGGGTCCTACCCCAGAAGATGGAAGAGAAGAGCCCCGACAAAGAGACCGAGGGCGACAGTATATGCCGTGATCGCAAGCGTGATCCGTGCCCCGACCTCACGCAGGAGGACCGTGATGGTCGCAAGGCAGGGGACGAAGAGGACGGTCACGATCGCAAAGATATAGAGTTGGAGGGACGAGAGCACCGAGCCGAGGTCTGCAGTGCCCGCGAGGATGGCAAGGGTCTCAAATGCCATCTCCTTTCGCAAGATCCCGAAGATGAGGGCTGTTGCAGAGTACCCGGGAAGACCGAGGAGGGCCATGGTGTAGGGCTCCACGATCTGCTCAAAGAGGGTCATGATGCCGAAGAACTCAAGCAGCCCAAGGACGACGCTTCCTGCAAGGAGGAGGGGCATCGCGATGAAGAGAAACTCGGAGAGGCGCGACCAGGCCTTTTTTAGCACCAACCGCGGGTCCGGCCGACGGAGCGGGACCATCTCCATGATCATCCCGAAGCGCTCCCCGGGTGTCACACGGGAGAGGAAGAGGCCCGTTATGAGGATCAGAACAAAGACAATGGCGTAGACGCTGAACGCCGCCCCGATCCCGACGAAGGCTGCCACAATCCCGGCGATGACGACGGTCCGCGCCGAACATGGGACCATCGTGGCCAGGAACGAGCCGATTATTCGCTCGCGCCGCGAGTGCAGGAGCCGTACGCTCATGATGGCCGGCACGTTGCACCCGAACGCCAGGGTGAGGGGGATGACCGCCCCACCGTGCATGCCGAGACGGTGCATCGCGTTGTCGGCGAGAAACGCCGCCCGGGTCATGTATCCGGAGTCCTCGAGGATGGAGATGAAGATATAGAAGAGGAGGACGTACGGGAACGCTATCCCAAAACCAGCCTGGAGCGCGAGCAGGATGGAGGCTCCCACTACATCGATGAGCGGCGGCAACCCGAGCATGTGGAACGGCTCCAGTGCAAATACATCGAAGAGTTCGACGATCATCTCCTCAAGAAACGTCCCGAGCGCAAAGACCAGGAGGAGCATCCCCACGAGAACCCCAAGGAGAATGGGGATGCCCGGGAAGGCCCGCGTCAGGAAGCCGTCGAGGTCGGACCGGGGGAGCATCACGTCTTCTTTGAGCATCAGATCGGCGATCTGGTGGGCGAAGTTATGCCGGTTGGCAGCAATGATCTGGGCGGCCGTCATCCGGTGCCGGGACTCGATCTCGTCGGCGATCGCTCGTGCCGCTTCGAGCAGTTCCGGGTTATCGCCGATGCCCTGAAGCGCCTGGATGCTCTCTACACGATCGGCTCCAAAGATCTTCCCGAGGCTTCGGACGGCAGCTTCGATATGATGGTCGTACGGGATCTCCACCGTCGCCGGCCGGGTTGCGGCAAGGGCCGCCGGGATGATCTGATCGATGTTCTTCCCCTGCGCTGCGGCCGCGAGAATCACATCGACACCGAGGAGGTCGCGGAGCGGGTTGGTGTCAATCTCAAGCCCCTGTTTTACGGCTTCGTCGACCATGTTCAGCACAACGACCATCGGGAGCCCGTACTCCGCAACCTGGAGGAGGAGGTAGAGGTTGCGCTCCAGACGGGTGACGTTGGTCACCACAATAACCGCATCGATCTCCCGCTGCCCCAGGAACTCGCGGACCAGGGCCTCCTCCTCGGATTCACCATCCAGTGAGTAGACACCGGGGAGATCCACGAGTTCGATCATCTCGCGCTGAAAACAGGTGTTGCCCCGCTGCAACTCGACGGTGGTCCCGGGATAGTTGCTCACCTCGACCCCGAGGCCGGTGAGCTGGTTGAAGATCAGGGACTTGCCCACACTGGGATTACCGACCAGCGCAAACCTCATGGACACGACTCCACAAT
This window of the Methanoculleus thermophilus genome carries:
- a CDS encoding DUF357 domain-containing protein, producing MTLEEYGALFSEALSRTRTAVPAGTPLGRAADEVLEMAAAYLSDGWTFLRTGDPVNALAAFAYGLGWLDCGTSLGLLEPQSGHPPVGVDAQIPDAMSAHLHEKTHRYRRMLNAALSAVEVGADEASPLYAGGEVLYSWAAFWYKEGVERLEAVDLPGALARYSYGYAWLDAGIRAGLFRITGERDLFTV
- the dph5 gene encoding diphthine synthase → MLTFVGLGLYDLGDISVKGLDYVRNADAVYLEAYTSRLMGADVSEMEAFFGKEIRVLAREDVEQDPHEIIERAASGQVAFLTGGDPMISTTHADLRIRAAAAGVATSIIHASSISSAVSGLSGLQNYRFGKSCSVPFPARGWFPTTPIETIAKNLELSLHTLVYLDIQKDRYMRIPEAITILEEMAEKCGIEPPTLYVGIARAGSENPVVRAGTGAKLKETDFGPPLHVLVVPADLHPMEREYLEVFADL
- the feoB gene encoding ferrous iron transport protein B, whose amino-acid sequence is MRFALVGNPSVGKSLIFNQLTGLGVEVSNYPGTTVELQRGNTCFQREMIELVDLPGVYSLDGESEEEALVREFLGQREIDAVIVVTNVTRLERNLYLLLQVAEYGLPMVVVLNMVDEAVKQGLEIDTNPLRDLLGVDVILAAAAQGKNIDQIIPAALAATRPATVEIPYDHHIEAAVRSLGKIFGADRVESIQALQGIGDNPELLEAARAIADEIESRHRMTAAQIIAANRHNFAHQIADLMLKEDVMLPRSDLDGFLTRAFPGIPILLGVLVGMLLLVFALGTFLEEMIVELFDVFALEPFHMLGLPPLIDVVGASILLALQAGFGIAFPYVLLFYIFISILEDSGYMTRAAFLADNAMHRLGMHGGAVIPLTLAFGCNVPAIMSVRLLHSRRERIIGSFLATMVPCSARTVVIAGIVAAFVGIGAAFSVYAIVFVLILITGLFLSRVTPGERFGMIMEMVPLRRPDPRLVLKKAWSRLSEFLFIAMPLLLAGSVVLGLLEFFGIMTLFEQIVEPYTMALLGLPGYSATALIFGILRKEMAFETLAILAGTADLGSVLSSLQLYIFAIVTVLFVPCLATITVLLREVGARITLAITAYTVALGLFVGALLFHLLG